CTGTGTCAGCCCCCAGGCTGGCTCATGGACATCAGGCATCCCCATCTCTGTCCTACCCCATGCACCCATCCTGTCCCCTCTGCatggccccagcacagcccaaggCATCCACTTGCAGGTGTTTTTCTGCTCCAGGAAGGGTGGAGCAGGTTTGGTTTAAAAATGACTGATCACTCCTGGCAGTTGGGTGGTTGCACTTCCCTGCTTTGGTCTCTTCTGCTGAAGAGCAGCACTTCCCACATCCCAGTCCCCAAGCTGGCAGGATGCTTCTGGCCCCAGAGGAGCCAAGAAGAGCCAGGAAGGTCCCTCTGACCTGGGCTGACACCAAACCCTGCAGATTTGACTTTTCACAGTGCCCAAAAACCATCCCAGGCACAGTTGTTGTGCCCTTTCATTTAAATCGGGTGGTGATGGTGGATCTCTGTAGAAAAGAGGCTCTGCAGTGCATCtctcaaaggaaaataagaatatGAAAGAGCAAGTCTCAGGATTGTCTCCTCCAGACCACATTCACAGCTTTAAATGGCCAAGTTTTtctgttgtgtgtttttttttttttaagtggccTTTTTTTAGAACCTTACATTTCCTCAAGGCAAAAACATTCAacagaaaaggagggagaaatgtTAAATCACACCTCAAAACCATCAGAGGACACCTCTCTCTTGCTGCCAGCACCCCTGAGGCTGTGACTGCCCTGGCCTTTTCATCCTGGGCTATCGCCCATCAATCCCAGCCACGGGCACGTGGGCACTGAGCAGGCCAGGCCAGCGATGCCCCTGATTAGCCCAATCAGCCCTTTGCACATGGtttcctggctgctgggcacagctgcctgcaggctATAAAACCAGCTCCTGGCCACGGGGAAACTCAGGACTTGCACACAAGTGGGCAGCCAGCCGTGGCAGAGATGTGCCAGCCCCAgccgctgccagccctgctgctcctgctctgctgcccctgGGCCAGTGCCAGTGAGTCAGGGCTTTGCTGGGAGCTCTTTTGGGGCtctcagcagcccctggctcaCGCTGTGCTGGGGTGTCTTGCAGGTGCTCTGCGGGGTCAGATTGTGGGGGGCCACGAGGCGCGGCCCCACTCGCACCCGTACATGGCGTTCCTGAAGATAACAGAGCTGGGGTACTGTGGGGGCTTCCTGGTGGCCCCTGACTGGGTGATGTCAGCTGCACACTGCATGGGGTGAGTATTGATACAAGGGGTTTatccctttctttctcccctAGCCTGGGAGCTCCTTCCCTGGAGCAATTTTGGAgcaggtccctcctgtgctgggcagctctCTCCACCTGCCTGCCAAAATGAGGGAGGGGGTGACACCCAGCCCGatttctcctttccccctccttctgCCATGGCCAGGAATATCACAGTCATCCTGGGGGCTCACAACATCCACGAACCAGAAAAAACCCAGCAGGTCCGGGGAGTCCTCAAGTACCACGAGCACCCCAAATACAACCCCGACACGATGGAAAACGACATCATGCTGCTCCAGGCAAGGAGTTCtgagggggcagaggggctgtggggctgccagGGACTGGGCAGGGCTCGTCCTGGCTccttctgcaaagctgctcctgcccaagGTGCTggatgctggcagggctgggagggacctggGAAGGAGCCATGGGCAGGGTTTGGAGCCTCATGCGGCTctcacagcagctccctgcatcTTGCAGAGCCTGCTAGAccctccctgcctctgcagagcGAGTGTCCTGCTCCCAGGCCTCTCTCAACCCCCCTGCTTTCCCCCAGCTGACATCAAAGGCCACTCTCAATGACTACGTCCAGCCCATCCGGCTGCCCAGGAAGGGCAGCGACCTCCCCACGGGCACCAAGTGCATGATTGCTGGCTGGGGCCTGATCGACGAGGACAGGGCCACCAACAAGCTCTTTGAGACCAAAGTCTCCATCTACAGCCGCAGGAAATGCACCCTCTTCTACCCACACCTTGATTCTGGCATGGTCTGTGCAGGCAGCTTCCATGAGCTGAGGGATTCCAGCCAGGTACGGGgagggctctgggagcaggagctgctgcaggagcagctcccagggcagggggcaaGCGTTTGATCACAATTCCCATCAGGACTGGCTCTCTGCATGTCCTGACAGCAGCCACAGaccctgcccagcaccagggGTAGAGCTCaccccagctcagcagcccctTCAGCcgggggggacatggggcaggaacggagccccagggcagggagggaccgGGGTAAATCTGTTACCGCGGGGAAGAGACCTCTCAAATCGATCTCATCTCTCCCCAGGGAGATTCTGGTGGACCCCTGGTATGTAATAAAGTGGCACAAGGCATTGTTTCCTTTGGCTACCACTCCCCACCCGGGGTCTACACCCGCATCTCCAACTACCTGCCCTGGATCAAAAAAGTCATGAAGAAGTagtggcagtggcagcattTTCTCCAGCTCTGGTGTGGCCTGGACCCTGCAAGAGCTTCCTTCCTGCCCCTGCTGAAGGTTcagct
This sequence is a window from Vidua macroura isolate BioBank_ID:100142 chromosome 26, ASM2450914v1, whole genome shotgun sequence. Protein-coding genes within it:
- the LOC128819281 gene encoding mast cell protease 1A-like translates to MCQPQPLPALLLLLCCPWASASALRGQIVGGHEARPHSHPYMAFLKITELGYCGGFLVAPDWVMSAAHCMGNITVILGAHNIHEPEKTQQVRGVLKYHEHPKYNPDTMENDIMLLQLTSKATLNDYVQPIRLPRKGSDLPTGTKCMIAGWGLIDEDRATNKLFETKVSIYSRRKCTLFYPHLDSGMVCAGSFHELRDSSQGDSGGPLVCNKVAQGIVSFGYHSPPGVYTRISNYLPWIKKVMKK